Proteins encoded by one window of Aspergillus chevalieri M1 DNA, chromosome 6, nearly complete sequence:
- a CDS encoding putative sarcosine oxidase (COG:E;~EggNog:ENOG410PRS0;~InterPro:IPR006076,IPR036188;~PFAM:PF01266;~go_function: GO:0016491 - oxidoreductase activity [Evidence IEA];~go_process: GO:0055114 - oxidation-reduction process [Evidence IEA]), whose translation MEHFDVAVVGLGVLGSAAAYHAARMGKKVIAFEQFELGHVHGASHDTSRIVRTANWEPEYVALARSAYRDWAELEKDTGQKLLTITGGLVFLPRNAPTPCGNLIKTLDAENVPYKLLNSQEVKRRWPQFNIPDTVDAVYTSDTGIVHASKSVAAMQYLARANGAVLKEYTPVDRVTPKASGAGITIQTTKGNFHAAKVILATDAWTNKLLAPLKVHIPLSVMQEQVTYFKPGNTSAFEPGCFPVWIWGGDPAFYGFPSYGEPTIKAGRDTSNNVMAPEQRTYVQSPQLLEQLSSFMKNFIPDKERHPLRTVTCQYSITPGRQLIISPLENNRDIVVGLGAAHAFKFAPAFGRALAELAINGRTKEDISKFGIPKADKSNSKL comes from the coding sequence ATGGAACATTTTGACGTGGCAGTTGTTGGACTTGGCGTCCTTGGAAGTGCAGCAGCGTACCACGCCGCTCGGATGGGTAAGAAGGTTATTGCATTCGAGCAGTTTGAACTGGGCCATGTCCACGGAGCCTCCCATGATACATCGCGTATTGTCAGGACCGCCAACTGGGAACCCGAATATGTGGCACTCGCAAGATCCGCCTACAGAGACTGGGCTGAACTGGAGAAGGACACCGGGCAAAAGCTGCTTACCATAACTGGTGGACTTGTTTTCCTCCCCAGGAACGCACCGACCCCATGTGGCAACTTGATCAAGACCCTGGACGCCGAAAACGTGCCGTACAAGCTTCTCAATTCCCAGGAAGTGAAAAGACGTTGGCCTCAGTTCAACATTCCCGACACTGTGGATGCCGTGTACACCAGCGACACCGGCATAGTACATGCCTCCAAGTCAGTTGCAGCCATGCAATATTTGGCACGTGCCAATGGTGCAGTTTTGAAGGAGTACACCCCAGTCGACCGTGTGACGCCCAAGGCCTCCGGCGCAGGAATTACAATTCAGACAACAAAGGGAAATTTCCACGCAGCCAAAGTAATCCTCGCAACCGATGCGTGGACAAACAAGCTTCTCGCGCCTTTGAAAGTTCATATCCCACTTTCTGTGATGCAAGAGCAGGTAACCTACTTCAAGCCCGGAAACACGAGTGCCTTCGAACCAGGCTGTTTCCCTGTCTGGATTTGGGGTGGCGATCCAGCCTTTTACGGCTTCCCATCCTATGGCGAACCAACTATCAAAGCGGGTCGCGATACCTCAAACAATGTCATGGCGCCTGAGCAGCGTACATATGTGCAATCACCTCAGTTGCTCGAACAGCTCTCATCATTCATGAAAAACTTTATCCCTGACAAGGAGCGCCATCCACTTCGCACAGTTACTTGTCAATACTCTATCACGCCAGGACGGCAATTGATTATCAGCCCACTAGAAAACAACCGCGACATAGTTGTGGGCTTGGGCGCTGCCCATGCCTTCAAGTTTGCTCCTGCATTTGGTCGCGCTCTGGCAGAGCTGGCAATAAATGGGAGGACTAAGGAGGACATTTCGAAATTTGGGATTCCAAAGGCCGATAAATCTAACAGCAAACTTTGA